Genomic segment of Bdellovibrio bacteriovorus:
AATTGTTCTTCTAGTTTTTGAAGTTTACCGGGAGTGCGGTTGGAGGCGAAAATGTTCTTTGCCGGAACTCCGCCTTCAACGAGACCCTTAATCATGGCTTGAGCCATGTTTCCTGCACCCAGAAATCCTACTTTTTGCGTTTTCAACAGTGGGTTCATGTTACTCCAGAACGCAGCCTGTATTATCTGCGACTAAAATAATCCTACCTTTTGATGGGGCGTTCGCCAAACAAAATAGTCCCAAGACGCAGGATTGTCGCTCCTTCTTCGACGGCGACGGCATAATCGTGACTCGTGCCCATTGACAGCTCATTCAGTGGATGAAGTTTCAGGTCCGTTTGACTCTTCAGCTCCTCCATCAGTTTGCGAAGCTCCTGAAAGTAAGGACGTACTTCCTCGGGGTTTTCGGTTAATGGTGGCATGGTCATAAATCCATTAATTTTTAGGCATGGAAGAGACGTCAGCTCTTTCCAATGCTTCTTCAGACTATCTTTGTCAAAACCGCCCTTTGTTTCTTCCTGAGCAACATTGACCTGAATCAGGATGTTTTGCTGAACATTTTTGTTTTCGCATTGCCGGCTTAAGACTTGAGCGAGTTCCAATGAATCCACGGAGTGGATCAAGGCGAACTTTCCGGCGACATACTTCGTTTTATTTTTTTGCAGATGGCCGATCAAATGCCATTGAATATCGGAAAGATCCTGCAAGTGCTCGATTTTATCTAAAGCCTCTTGCACGTAATTTTCACCAAACATTCGCTGCCCTTCATTATAAAGAGCGCGAATTTTTTCTTCCGGCTGTAATTTAGAGACAGCGAGGATGCGGGCAGGGGCTGTTTGCTTATGAAGCTCTTTTAAGTCCATGCCCTCACTGTAGCAGAAAGCTTACTTCAGGTCGACAAATTGAGGTTCTTGCGCACCCAGCTTTTTCGCCGCTTCCAAAATGAACTGTTTGTGTTTTGAAGCGTAAGTGTACTCACCATATGTATGGCAATCTGGAGCCTTGTCGTGAGGACCACGCGTGATACCTGCAACGATAAGTCCGTCTTTAGATTCTAGATAAGCCGGGCCGCCAGAGTCGCCACTGCAGGCCCCTGAACGCAACTGATCTGTTACGAGAATTGTCTCCCACACTTTAGCCAGTGGAACTTGAGTGTAGTTCAACCCATCGGATCTGACGCCTTTGACGTCATCAATCAAACCATATCCAGCAAGAAGTAAAGATTGACCCTCTTCTAATTGTGTTTCTGGCGCAAGTACTGGAACAACAAGGGTGCCCGCAGGTGCTTTGCTTTGAAGACGAATGACGGCAACGTCATTGATGCCAGTTACCGGATAACCCGTGTCATCGAAAATCATCTCGTAACCTGAATGTCTTTCAAAGTTTTCGACCGTCAGAAGGCGAGTGTCAGAAAGCTCTTTAGGAAGATCGGTACCAAAAAAGATCCAAACGTCCGAAGGCTTTTCTGTGTATTCCAAGCAGTGGCTTGCGGTCAGAACTAGGTCTTCTGAAATCAAAGTACCAGTACAAAAAGAATAAGGTTTGCCATCGTACTTTGCAATAAGGGCAACTGTTGAAGCTGTCACTCTATCTTGAGGCAGCGCCGCGGACCCATTCACGATCGAAGTATTTTTATTATCCAAATTTAAAGAAGACGTCTTGCTATCCGTACAAGCTGTGAAAAGCAAAGCGGCAGACGCAAGCAAAAGAGATGATCGAACGTTCATGAAAGCCCCCCTCGGGTGATCGAACCGAAGGTATCAGAGTTTTCTCAAAAACACTAAATTTTGAAGGGTGTAAACAAAATGGACAGCACTATTTACAGGAATGCTGTCCCAGCGAACATAGGCCACACTTATAGATTTAAAAATCCTATTTCCACGAGGAGGTGTTTTACTAAATTCATAGGAAGTCCCACTACGTTATCAAAAGGGCCGTCGATTTTTTGAACGAACTTTCCGCCCCCGCCTTGGATGCCATAGGCACCGGCTTTATCCATGGGGTCACCCGTGTGTATGTAGTCCCAAATTTCTTGGTCACTCAAATCTTTGAAATGAATTTGCGTTGTCTCAATTTGAGAAATCTCTTTGCCGGTGGAACTATTCATCACGCAAACCGCAGTGATGACTTCATGAACATGCCCCGACAAAAGTTTTAAAATGCGATAGGCATCGTCTTTATCGGAGGGCTTTCCGAGTGGGGCCCCACCGAAAATAACTTCGGTATCGGCCGTTAAGATGACGAAGGGGCTTGTGCGACTGGACTTCAGAACCTCATGGACCGCTCTGGCTTTACGTCTAGCAATATCCAAAATCTGATCGTTTACATTCAGGTTTTTGTTAGGAATTTCCGATACTTTAGATGGAACCACGTCAAAGTCAAAACCAGCTTCTTTAAGAAGTGCACGACGACGTGGAGACTCTGATGCCAAGACAAGTTGAAGTGGTGTCATGAGATTTACTTGAACACAAAGAGGCACAAATGGGAAGCGCAGAATTAATGCTGATTCTAGGCTTGCTACTCGCGGGAGTGGCGGTGTTCCTATTTGTAAATTCCATCTTCGCTAGTAACACCGACAAACAGCAACTTTCATGGGCCAACAATGATGAGCCGGTGAAGTCTAAGAATGCAATTATCAATTTTTCGCGTCCGTTGGTGCATCAGTTCACTTTGCAACATGCCTTAAGAATTCGCAGTGAGGGCTATCGCAAACGGGTTCGTAAATACATTAAAACCTCGGGGCTTTCGGCAGAAATCAACGAAGATGAATTCATCGGCTTGCAACTTTTATGGGGCGTGATGTTCCCTATCTTCTTGTTGATCATGAACTTCTCTTTGCAGTTAGGTCTGCCAGTTCCTATGGTTATCGGTGTGGGCTTGATGGGTTTCTATCTGCCACAAATTCATGCCAAGGGTGAAAAAAAACGTCGTGAGCTTTCGGTGCGTGCGGATCTTCCTTTTTTCATCGACCTACTGGCTTTGTCTGTTGAAGCTGGTTTGGATTTCTTTTCGGCTATTCAAAAGATCGTGGACAAAGCACAAGGCACAGAAAGTGTGCTTGCCGATGAGTTGGGAACAGTTTTGAAGGATATTAAAATCGGTGCTTCCAAAACTCAGGCTTTGAAAGACATGGCTGAGCGTTTGGACATGAACGAAATTACAAGCTTCGTTGCCGTTCTTGTGGATGCGGAATCAACGGGTGCCAGTATTTCTCAAGTGTTGAAGGACCAATCCGTGCAAATGCGTCTGGAAAGATTCGTTCGTGCGGAAAAAGCCGGTGCGAAAGCATCACAAACCATTCTGATTCCTTTGATGTTATTTATTTTACCAGCGGTCTTCATTATCGTGTTTGGACCGGTGGCCGTGTCCTTTATGTACGGCGGGAAATAAAGATGATGGCAGCTTTGATTAACAAAACGACAAATCAAACTTTAGTTCCGGATCTGAAAGTCGCAAAAACTTTCTGGAGTCGTGGCAAGGGGCTTTTGGGTCGCGCCTCGTTACCTCAAGAAGAAGCATTGTGGATTTTAAGATGCAACAGCATCCACACATTCTTCATGCAGTTTTCCATTGATTGTGTATTCGTAGATAAAAACTTGAAGGTCAAAGCGATCTTCGAAGATGTTCGCCCGGGACGCTTGGTTTTCCCTGTATGGGGAGCCAGTTCCGTTATTGAAATGTCAGCAGGTTCAGTCAGCAAAATGAAAGTCAGCGTGGGAGATCAACTTTATGTGGGCGCTTAGGATTTTAACCGGCCCTCAAGCGGGACAAATTATCGAGCTTAAGATGGGGAAAAACCTCATTGGCCGTGCTCCGCAGTGTGATATCAAGTTGGTTTCTCCGGGTGTTTCCAAAGAACATACCGAAGTCGCTGTCTTTAAAGAAAAAATTGTGATCACTGATTTGAAATCCAGCAATGGCACTTACTTAAATGGAATCCGTATTCAAAACGGCATCATGCGATTGGGTGATAAGCTTGGTGTTCATGATATTTTGGTAGATGTAATTCCCGCGCCTGAAGCTCGTCCGCAAACACCTCGGCCTCAACAGGGACAAAGTGTTCCTGCACCAATGCCTTATTATGGCGGAGGAGCAGCTCCACAAATGCCTCAGCAGATGGGAATGCCGAATGGAATGCCTCAAGGTATGCCGCAGCCGATGGGAGCAATGCCTGGCGCCGCACCCGGTGCTCCGGCTCCAGCGCCTGCATATCAGCAAGGTGGATTTAAAGGTTTGATGGATAAGGTCAACGATTACTTGGATCGAGTGGCTTTACCTGGAGTTTACAAACTTCCGCAATTCTTAGAATTAAAATTGGTTCTATTAGGCTTTGTGGCTCTATTCATTTTCTCGACGACCTTGCTTTCTATGATTCCGATGGTGGCAATCACAAGAGCCAGTATCATCAGTGAAAGTAAACGTCGTGCGGCTTCTATTGCAAGAACATTGGCGACAATCAATCAAGCGGCGCTTATTCAGAATAGCTATTCGTCACTAAGCACAAATGCAGCCGAGGCCGAAGACGGCGTGAAGCAGGTTTTGATTGTGCAACAGTCTGACGGAATGATTTTAGCCCCAGCAACCCGCGCAGGAACGACGCCGGACTTGCCGTTCGTACACAGAGCGCGTACTGAAATGCGCCCTCAGTCCGTTGAAGTGGATTCCACAACTATTGGAGCAAGCTTCCCGATCGGGCTCTTTGATCCAAATACAGGTGAGCAAGCCGTGAAAGCTCATGCCATTGTTCTTTATGACATAGGAAGTCTGGCTTTTGATGACGGCAGAGCGATCAGTTTGTTCATGCAGACACTCGTGATTGCGTCACTGATAGGTCTCTTGATTTACTTCTTCATGTATAAACTTATCGAGTATCCGATTGTGACTTTGAACGCGCAGTTGGACGCCGCGATGAGAGAAAAGAAAGACAACACGCAAGTAGACTTCCAGTTCCCGGCACTTCAAGCCCTGATTGGAAATATCAACAGTCTTTTAACTCGCTACATTCATGGCGAGGCTGACAATGGGGCCGGAGCTGCGGGCTTCGTCAATAAAGACGGGGAAGCAGAAAATTTAGTGCAGCTGATTGGTTTTCCATCCATTGCGATCTCACGCGAAGGTCGAATTATCGCGTGCAGTGCCTCATTTGCTCAAGTTGCTAGGGCGGAAGTGGCGCAACTGCAGGGTCATATGTTTAACACTATCCCTGATGCGGCCCTTCAACAGAACCTGGATGGTCTTCTTGCGCGCACGCGCGAAAATCCGCGAGCTATTCACACCGACCAACTCGAATTCAGTGGTCACTTGTGTATCTTGAGCTGTCAGGCGATGTGCTCTAGCGGACAAGAAATTGACTATTACATCGTGACAGTTTCACCGACAGAAGGGGGCTCTTGATGAGTGCTGCGCCTCAGGTGAAAGACACAATTAAATTTAATATTGAAGTGACGAAGGGTCCGCATGCGGGTCTGAAGTCCACTTTTGCCAAAGCGTCAGTCACTATAGGTCGTGGTCCTGAAAATGATATCGTTCTTTCCGGGGATCCACGCACCAGTCGTCAACATGCCGAAATTAAACAGCGCTCGGGTCACGAGTTTGTGATCGTCAATCTAAGTCAAAAAAACTATGTTTTGGTGAATGGCCAGAATATTCAGTCCGAAATCATTAACAATGATTCGGTGATTCAGATTGGTGATACAGAAATTCGTTTCCATGCTGAGTTGCCTCCGTCGGTTTCTCAATCGGCGCCGTTGGCATCTCCGACAGCTTCGATTTTAACTCCGACACCATCCCCCGTAACGCCGCAGATGCCGAAGCCGCAAGCGCCGACACCTCGTCCGATGCCTACACCGAATGGATCGCAGGGTTATGGCGGATTGCCAACGATGCCAACTCAAGGAATGCCACCCGCTCAGCCCATGGCTTACGGAGGATATCAGCCTCCACCTCCAGGAGCGGGGCCGATGCCAGGTCCAGCACCCCGAGCAGCCGGTGGTGGTCCTTTAGCAAATCCAAAAGTTCGCTTTTATGGAATCATCGCGATCGTCGCGATCGTCGGATGGTGGTTCTTTTCATCGTCGGATACAAAAGCGAAAAAAGATCCTAATGCGATTCGGACCAGTTCTATCAGTATGCAAGACGTGATGGATGCGGAAAAACGCTCGCAAGAGCTTCTGACCATCAAAAAAGAAAAATACGATTCGATTCAATATCGTCGTGCTCAGGAGAACTTTATCAAGGGCTTCCGCGACTTTCAGCAAGGTCAGTATGCCCGTGCGAGAGAAGCATTTCAGGTTGTATTAAACCTGGACCCTGACAACGAGCTGGCAAAACGTTATTATCATTTATCGAAGATCAAGTTTGATGAGTTGGTTAAGTTTAATATGATTCAGGGCAATCGTTATAGAGAGAAAAGAAACTGGCGTATGTGCCAGTCAAATTATCAGAACGTGCTGACGATGCTTCAAAATCGTAAAGATGATCCTACATTTAAAGAAGCGAAGCAGTTTTATGAAGAGTGTACTTTGAATTTGGAGGGTAGATTCTAATGGCCCGCCTCAAAGTCCGCCTGCGTGGCAAACCTGTTTACGATATCCAGCTTACGGAGGATCGCACTTATGTAGCGGGCCGCAAGGAGGATTGTGATATCGTATTGCAGCCAGAAAAAGGCATCTCTCGCGAGCACTTTAAGCTGTCATTTGTGAGTGGTGCGTGGACTGTGGATGTGATCTCTCGCTATGGTGATATCACTTATAAGGGTGAGCCCGTACAACAGTTCGCCTTAGAGCATGGCAGTCAGTTTTCTATTCCGCCTTATGAATTTGATTTTGTTTTAACGGCCGCAACAACATCTGATGAGTCGGTGGCCCCAGCACCCGATTATGGTGGAGGCACATCCGCAAATCTTCCAGCTGTGCAAGGCGAAGGTTCCGACGGCTTTGGTGGCAGTGAAGAAAAGACTGTCATTGGGGTGGCACCGCAAGTGGCCTACATCAAAATCATGGATGGTCAAAATAATGAACCTAAAGAACTGATCCGACTTGATGCCGGAGAATCCTGGGTTGCGGGCCGCGAATCTTCGTGCCACATCCAAATTCGCGATCAGCGCGTCAGTCGTCGCCAGTTCGAAATTCGTCGTGCAGGCTCTCAATATGTGATTATTGATCTAGGCAGCGTGAACGGAACTTTGTTGAACGGAAACCCGATTTCGTCAAGTGATCCGACGACCATTCGTTCAGGTGATGCGATCAGTGTTTTAACCAATTATTTGTATTTTGAATTGCACGACGCCGGTTTTCAAAGCCGTTTAGAGCTGGTCAATGTGCCGCCACCAAATCCTTTGGTTCAGGTTGGCAACGACGCTTTGCCGATGGAATATCAGCAGCAGCAACAGAATGAATTGATGGCATATCAAGGTGGTATGGCACCGATGCCTTACCAACCGCAAATGCAGTATCCCGGAGCTCCGATGCCACACCAGGCACCCGCGGCTACCGGAAAATTTGATTTCCAAAAGAATCGACCTAAGATTATCGCGGGGGCGGTGCTATTGTTAGCGCTGGCTTATTTTTTTAGCGGAGACGACTCGGCAAAACCTCCAACACCTCAGCCAGGGGCTTCGTCGGCGCCAGGCTCACCTTTAGAAATCTTCAATAAGCTTCCGCCCGAGCAACAAGCCTTGGTTCGTCAGCGCTATAAAGATGCGAAGAACCTGTACATGCAAGGGAAGTATCAATTAGCTCAAGACGAAATCATCAAGATTCAAGAACTAGTTCCTGATTATGAAGACATCAGAGAGATTGAACGTCTTTCGAAAGAAGCCATTTTCATTCAAGAGCAGCAACGTCGCCAAGAGCAGATCGAAAAGGCGAAAATAGAAACAGAAGAAAAAATTCAGAAGGCCGCAGCGGAATGTCAGAAGAAAATCAACCCTGATATCACCATGCCGGAAATTGAAGAGTGCTTAAGCGACGTGATGCAGTTTAATCCAGAGCACCCGAAGATCGTAGATCTGAAAATGCAGGTGGAAAACATCACGACCCAAAGAGATGCTAAAGCGGCTGAAAGAGCGGCCTATCAATCTCAAGTGTCGAAGCTTCGTGCTATTTATAACAGCGCGGAACAGGTTCATAAAAAAGGAAAGCCGTTGGATGCGATTGCCGCTTATGAAAGAGTGATTGCCGCGCAATTGCCAGACCCTAATGGCTATAAAGGTCAAGCGAAGCGCAATATCGCCTCGATCCGCCAAATGATGAATTCTAAAACGGCCTCTTTGCAAGGTGAGGCAGAAAAATTTTATCAAGCGCAAAACTTAAAAGGCGCGATCATGTCGCTGCGTAAAGCACGGGTGATGGATCCCACCAACCCAGATCTTCCCGAAAAGATCGAACGCTACACGGGTGAGTTGCGCAAACAAATGATGACGATCTATCAGGAAGGCATTCTTGAAGAAAGTTTTGGTAACGTCGACGGCGGTGAATCTAAGGCCGGAGCCAAAGACAAGTGGCGAAAAATTCTGGAACTCGATGTTCCAGACGGCGAGTACTACAAAAAAGCATATATCAAGTTGAAGAAGTATGGAGCACTTTAGTGAAGTTGCAGGAAAGATCTTACAGCACGAAAATTCTGCGTCCTAAACCTATGGTGCATCAAGAAGACGATGGGTCGTTGATTGTCGTTGCTACATCCTGGGGTCAACCAGAGCACGCACAAAGAGCTTTGGATGAGGTTGTAAAATACGTCAGTGCGGCTAAGTCTGACGTCGAAGTGACATCTCCGTTTGAGTTTTTAAGTTGCCTGACGGACGAAGTGAACTATGTGCGCACAGGAATCCTGATTGCCAACGACATTCTTTATCGCGGTGAAAATAAGATGGAATATTTTTCGGGCGTTGAAGTCCTGGCTTTATTCCGCCGTGGAACTCAACTTGCGTGGGCGCAAGTGGGGTGCCCGAGTTTGTTTATTCAAAGAAAAAACAAAAGTCTTCAGCCTCTGTCGGTAGGGTTGGACCTTTCTAGTGAACGTCTGGGGGACGGGGAATCTTTGCCGCCACTGCCGGCACAGCTTTTAGGACTGGAGCCCACGTGTTCAATTCAATGTGGTCATACCTCTGTGAATGAAGGTGATCGATTGATTCTTTTAGCTAGTACGACCATCGCCACCTCACTGTGGGTTTCCCAGTCAGAGCCCGCCGAACTAGGTTCCGTGACAACGAAGATGATTCAGGAGAATCCTGAAGCTCCATTTTGGTTGGGTCTAATCACAGTTGAAGAATAAATTTAATAGTCTTCGGTTTGCAGAGCTTTATACGCTAGCGAACGAATCTTTGCGTATTCTGGCAGGCTGAGGGCGAATTCAGTTCGTGAGGGCGCAAAAATATTCTCGCGCGAAGTATCCCAAATCAGTCCTGTCGCGATGTTCGCACGTTGAATTTGTTGGTCGAGCATGTAGTTTCTGAATGAGCGTTCGAAGCGTTTTCGTTGAGCTTCTTTGGACAAACCTCTCACATCGGCACGAAGCCAGTCGATGAATTCCAAAAATAAAGGATCGCTGCAGTTCTTAAGCTGTTCGGTTTCAATAGTTGTCGCCGTCAATAAAGGGAAACACGTATCGTTCACCTTCGCCGATTTGGAGTTTAAATTTCTTTCTGCGACATACTGCCACACCGAAATTTTATTTTTGATGCCCAGGTTTTTTAGCGTTTCCCAGTCTTTTTGGTTTAAGGCAATTTGTGCGGTCCAATTTA
This window contains:
- a CDS encoding YggS family pyridoxal phosphate-dependent enzyme, which encodes MDLKELHKQTAPARILAVSKLQPEEKIRALYNEGQRMFGENYVQEALDKIEHLQDLSDIQWHLIGHLQKNKTKYVAGKFALIHSVDSLELAQVLSRQCENKNVQQNILIQVNVAQEETKGGFDKDSLKKHWKELTSLPCLKINGFMTMPPLTENPEEVRPYFQELRKLMEELKSQTDLKLHPLNELSMGTSHDYAVAVEEGATILRLGTILFGERPIKR
- a CDS encoding S1 family peptidase; the encoded protein is MNVRSSLLLASAALLFTACTDSKTSSLNLDNKNTSIVNGSAALPQDRVTASTVALIAKYDGKPYSFCTGTLISEDLVLTASHCLEYTEKPSDVWIFFGTDLPKELSDTRLLTVENFERHSGYEMIFDDTGYPVTGINDVAVIRLQSKAPAGTLVVPVLAPETQLEEGQSLLLAGYGLIDDVKGVRSDGLNYTQVPLAKVWETILVTDQLRSGACSGDSGGPAYLESKDGLIVAGITRGPHDKAPDCHTYGEYTYASKHKQFILEAAKKLGAQEPQFVDLK
- a CDS encoding Maf family protein; this translates as MTPLQLVLASESPRRRALLKEAGFDFDVVPSKVSEIPNKNLNVNDQILDIARRKARAVHEVLKSSRTSPFVILTADTEVIFGGAPLGKPSDKDDAYRILKLLSGHVHEVITAVCVMNSSTGKEISQIETTQIHFKDLSDQEIWDYIHTGDPMDKAGAYGIQGGGGKFVQKIDGPFDNVVGLPMNLVKHLLVEIGFLNL
- a CDS encoding type II secretion system F family protein, producing MGSAELMLILGLLLAGVAVFLFVNSIFASNTDKQQLSWANNDEPVKSKNAIINFSRPLVHQFTLQHALRIRSEGYRKRVRKYIKTSGLSAEINEDEFIGLQLLWGVMFPIFLLIMNFSLQLGLPVPMVIGVGLMGFYLPQIHAKGEKKRRELSVRADLPFFIDLLALSVEAGLDFFSAIQKIVDKAQGTESVLADELGTVLKDIKIGASKTQALKDMAERLDMNEITSFVAVLVDAESTGASISQVLKDQSVQMRLERFVRAEKAGAKASQTILIPLMLFILPAVFIIVFGPVAVSFMYGGK
- a CDS encoding DUF192 domain-containing protein, whose amino-acid sequence is MMAALINKTTNQTLVPDLKVAKTFWSRGKGLLGRASLPQEEALWILRCNSIHTFFMQFSIDCVFVDKNLKVKAIFEDVRPGRLVFPVWGASSVIEMSAGSVSKMKVSVGDQLYVGA
- a CDS encoding FHA domain-containing protein, whose protein sequence is MWALRILTGPQAGQIIELKMGKNLIGRAPQCDIKLVSPGVSKEHTEVAVFKEKIVITDLKSSNGTYLNGIRIQNGIMRLGDKLGVHDILVDVIPAPEARPQTPRPQQGQSVPAPMPYYGGGAAPQMPQQMGMPNGMPQGMPQPMGAMPGAAPGAPAPAPAYQQGGFKGLMDKVNDYLDRVALPGVYKLPQFLELKLVLLGFVALFIFSTTLLSMIPMVAITRASIISESKRRAASIARTLATINQAALIQNSYSSLSTNAAEAEDGVKQVLIVQQSDGMILAPATRAGTTPDLPFVHRARTEMRPQSVEVDSTTIGASFPIGLFDPNTGEQAVKAHAIVLYDIGSLAFDDGRAISLFMQTLVIASLIGLLIYFFMYKLIEYPIVTLNAQLDAAMREKKDNTQVDFQFPALQALIGNINSLLTRYIHGEADNGAGAAGFVNKDGEAENLVQLIGFPSIAISREGRIIACSASFAQVARAEVAQLQGHMFNTIPDAALQQNLDGLLARTRENPRAIHTDQLEFSGHLCILSCQAMCSSGQEIDYYIVTVSPTEGGS
- a CDS encoding FHA domain-containing protein translates to MSAAPQVKDTIKFNIEVTKGPHAGLKSTFAKASVTIGRGPENDIVLSGDPRTSRQHAEIKQRSGHEFVIVNLSQKNYVLVNGQNIQSEIINNDSVIQIGDTEIRFHAELPPSVSQSAPLASPTASILTPTPSPVTPQMPKPQAPTPRPMPTPNGSQGYGGLPTMPTQGMPPAQPMAYGGYQPPPPGAGPMPGPAPRAAGGGPLANPKVRFYGIIAIVAIVGWWFFSSSDTKAKKDPNAIRTSSISMQDVMDAEKRSQELLTIKKEKYDSIQYRRAQENFIKGFRDFQQGQYARAREAFQVVLNLDPDNELAKRYYHLSKIKFDELVKFNMIQGNRYREKRNWRMCQSNYQNVLTMLQNRKDDPTFKEAKQFYEECTLNLEGRF
- a CDS encoding FHA domain-containing protein, coding for MARLKVRLRGKPVYDIQLTEDRTYVAGRKEDCDIVLQPEKGISREHFKLSFVSGAWTVDVISRYGDITYKGEPVQQFALEHGSQFSIPPYEFDFVLTAATTSDESVAPAPDYGGGTSANLPAVQGEGSDGFGGSEEKTVIGVAPQVAYIKIMDGQNNEPKELIRLDAGESWVAGRESSCHIQIRDQRVSRRQFEIRRAGSQYVIIDLGSVNGTLLNGNPISSSDPTTIRSGDAISVLTNYLYFELHDAGFQSRLELVNVPPPNPLVQVGNDALPMEYQQQQQNELMAYQGGMAPMPYQPQMQYPGAPMPHQAPAATGKFDFQKNRPKIIAGAVLLLALAYFFSGDDSAKPPTPQPGASSAPGSPLEIFNKLPPEQQALVRQRYKDAKNLYMQGKYQLAQDEIIKIQELVPDYEDIREIERLSKEAIFIQEQQRRQEQIEKAKIETEEKIQKAAAECQKKINPDITMPEIEECLSDVMQFNPEHPKIVDLKMQVENITTQRDAKAAERAAYQSQVSKLRAIYNSAEQVHKKGKPLDAIAAYERVIAAQLPDPNGYKGQAKRNIASIRQMMNSKTASLQGEAEKFYQAQNLKGAIMSLRKARVMDPTNPDLPEKIERYTGELRKQMMTIYQEGILEESFGNVDGGESKAGAKDKWRKILELDVPDGEYYKKAYIKLKKYGAL